CCGGAGAAGGTGGTGACGGTCCTGAACAACCTGTTGAGCAATGCGGTCAAGTTCACGCCCCAGGGCGGGAACATCACGGTGACGCTCAGTCCATGCGAGGACGGAGCACGGATCGCCGTGAAGGACTCGGGGATCGGGATCGACCCCGAGGATGTCCCCCGCCTCTTCACGAAATTCTTCCAGGCAAAGAACGTCTCACAGATCAATGTCAAAGGCACCGGCGTTGGTCTCGCGCTCGTCAAAGCCATTGTGGATGGCCATGGCGGCAGGGTCTTCGCCGCGAGCGCGGTCGGCCAGGGATCCACGTTCACTGTGGAACTCCCCACCGAACCCACCACGGTTGCAGCCGCTGGCGCGACAGTCCAGCCCCGGAGTACATGACAATGTCGACGCGTGGCATCCTTCTCCTTTCAGCCGCCGCCCTCCTCTCCCTGTGTTCGGTAAGCTGCGTTCCCCCGACGGATACGAGTCTGAGTGCTCTTCCGGCGGTGTCGGATGCGGACCGGCAGCTTGCACTGGCGAGTTCGTTCGTTCAGGGGGGCGACTTCAAACGGGCCCTGCACATCTACACCATGGTGGCCGACGACAATCCGCTGTCCCCTGCAGGGGCAACGGCAACCCAGATGGCCGGCCTGGTCATGACGACCCTGCGCAATCCCGCACGGAGCGATTCCGTCGGCGCAGTGTGGTTCCGGAAGGCCCTGGCGCGGACACGCTCCACCGACCAGCGCCTCCAGACCGAAGTCCCCCTTGCCCTGATCGACCGGCTTGCCCTGCAAACCGCCGAGATGCGCCGCCACAGGGCTATTGTGGACAGCCTCCAGAGGGTGATACGCCGGCAATCCGGCACGATCCTGTCGCAGACACGCCGCCTCCAGGACATGGAGCGGGAGGTCGTCGCCGCCAAGGGACAGGTCCAGAAACTCAAGGAGCTGGACGAGAACCTTTCCCGCACCCGGGGCACCCGGTAGTAGGTTCGTTGCTTCTCTCCGCCGGATTATGTATACTTTCTCCAGACGGACCGCATATGAAATCTCTCGGCATAAAAAAGCTGTACTACTCCATCAGTGAGGTGAGCAAGATCACCGATCTGGAGCAGTACGTTCTGCGCTACTGGGAGTCGGAGTTCGACCAGCTGAAGCCGGCCAAGAACCGGGCGGGAAACCGCATCTACACGAACCGCGACATCAAGCTTATCCTCTACATCAAGAAGCTCCTGCGCGATGAGCGGTACACCATCGAAGGGGCAAAGCAGGTCCTGAAGACGTTCACGCCGGAAGTGGACACCGGTGAGCAACTCGAGCTGATCGATCCGCCGAAGCAGCGGACGAAGATCAAGGATGAACAACTCCGCGCCGATGTCCTCGAAACAAAGCAGTTCCTCGAAGATCTCCTCAAGAAACTGAACTGACCGTCACTCCGGTTCGCAACACTCCATCCGTTCGTGCTGCGGCTCCTCCACGACCTTCGGGCTCACATAGGGGATGCCCAGGTTCAATCCGCGCAGCAGGATCAACACCGCGACCACGACGCTGAAGACCGGCAGCACCGCATGAAGCCGTTTCCGCAGGCCTCCCTGGAGCTGCTTGCCCAGAAGTGAGATCGTCAGCATCATCGGCACGGTTCCCATGCCGAACCCCGCCATGAACATCACACCCTGCATCATCGTCCCGGTGGTCATCGCCGCGGCAACGGCCATATACACCAGTCCGCACGGCAACAGTCCGTTCACCAACCCCAACAGAAACATCGCGAGCAGCGACGATCGTTGAAGAAGCGAGCCGATGGCCCGGCGGACGGGACCGGTGAGACGATCGAGAAGGGATGACCCGCCGGGGATCCACCGTGCGACCGACGGCACCAGTGCGAAGAGGAGCAAGAGGACGCCAAGCACGATCGAGACGGTCTGCTGCGCACCCGCCAGGAAGAGCTTCCGTCCGACAGCCCCCGCGATCGCACCAAGGGCCATGTACGTCACCGTGCGCCCGACATTATAGAGCAGACGGCCGGTGATGTACCGTAGCCGCGCGTCCGGTGGCACGGGCAATGCCAGCGCCAATGGACCGCACATCCCGGCACAATGCAGACTGCCAACAAGGCCCACCATCAATCCTGCGAGGATCTCCATCACGGCACCATGAATGGTTGTTCCATGTAGTATTCTTCGCCTCGCATGGTCCACTGGACCTGGATGCGCCACAGGCCGGACGAGAGGTGCGTGAACGGCATCGCCTGCTGTGCGGCGCTGTCGGCCACGATCGGCAGAGAACGATCCGCCGACCGGTCGGAAGGACGGTACAGCAGTACATGCCCTTCCCCCGCCATCGATGCCATAGCGCGGGGATACTGCACGATGATCGCTCCGGGTGTGGTGACGAAACCGGCATCCCGGCCCAGCGCGCGTGTCCGCTCCATCGCCTTGATCCGCGTCTGGTACCCGAGCTCTTTCTCGTAGTACGTGTCCGTCACCAGATTCACATCCTGCGTCATCAGATAGCCCGTCACGCTGAGCATCACCACCAGAAAGACGGCGATCACCAGGACGATGCCGAGCGGCCAGCGGTTCTTGGTTGTCTTACTCATGACCGCCTTCATGCTCATGGTCAGCATCCTTCTTGTGCTTCACCGGACCGAGGAACGTTGTCGCGATCCTCTGGATAAGCACCGTATCGGCGAAGATACCGATGGTGATGGGCGTGGACATCCTGCGGATCCCGTCCTGCGGAAGGACGACAAGGACCTTGCTCTGCATCACGCCCTGCGACGGTGCCACCAGCGGCCCACCGACGATCTCCACCTCGCCTGCCGGTTCCAGCAGGCGGAGCGTGACCGGTACATCATTGAACATCTTGTTCAGTACCTTCAGGTCGTACACGTTGCTGATGCGGTCGTCGGGAAGTTCCTGGAACATCATCCCCGGCGTTCGCAGGACGGTCACGTCCAGCGGCGTGCGCCGGATGAGCAGGATCGTGAGCACGGCAATGAGCACGGCCAGGACGGCCGTGTAGCCGATGACACGCGCGGTCCATCGGAACCCTGCCCCCTGCGTGATCCCGTTCGCCGAGGCGTACCGTATCAGCCCGCGCGGCTTCTTGATGCCGTCCATGATGGTGTCGCAGGCATCGATGCATGCCGTGCAATTGACGCATTCAAGCTGCGTACCGTTCCGGATGTCGATGCCCGTCGGACACACATCCACGCACTGATGGCAATCGATGCAATCGCCCTCCTGACGCACCTGATCGCGGCGCAACTTCCCACGCGGTTCTCCACGCACATGGTCATACGCGATAACGATCGAGTTCCGGTCGAGCAACACCCCCTGCAGCCGGCCATACGGACAGACCAGGATGCACGCCTGCTCGCGGAACCAGGAGAATATCCAGTAGAACACCACCGAGAAGCCGACGACCGCAGTGAAGAGGCCGATATTGTTCGCCGGAGGCTCGCTGACCAGCTTGCCGAGTTCGTCGATCCCCACGACATACGCGAGAAGGGTATTCGCGATCAGGAAGGAGACCGCAGCATAGATGGCATATTTCACGGACTTCCGGAAGAGCTTCTTGCCGTTCCAGGACGAGGCGCGAAGGCGTGCCTGTTCGCGGTGATCCCCTTCAACAAAATAGTCGATCTTGCGGAAGACCATCTCCATGAACACGGTTTGCGGGCAGATCCACCCGCAGAACAGGCGTCCGAACACCACGGTGAAGAGGATGATGAAGATGATGCCCGTGATGACCGAAAGCCCGACGAGATAGAAGTCGTGCGGCCCGAACACCGTGCCGAACAGGATGAGTTTTCGCTGGAGGAAGTTGAAGAGGAAGAAGGGATGGTTGCCGATCTTGATGAAAGGAATGCCGAAGAGAATGAGAAGGAGCAGGGCGCTCATCGCGATACGCGCCCGGTGAAACCTTCCCGACGGCGCCTTCGGGAACAACCAGCGCCGTTTGCCCTCCTGACTGACGATGCCGAGCGAGTCCCGGAAACTCCCTTCGGGTCCGGGACCGCTCTGTTCTGATGATGTCATACGGGAGCTTTGGTGGGATCAGATGCCGCTTTGGTCGTATCGGCCGGCGGCACATAGAGGGTGCCTTCCGGCTTCTTTGCGTTGGCGGGATTCGTCCCCTCCAACGAAAGCACGTAACTGGCGATCTCCTGGATCTGCTTCGGCGTGAACACCAGTTGCCAGCTGATCATCCCTTTGGCAGGGACGCCCATCTTGATCGTCGTGTAGACATTCTTGATCCCGCCCCCATTGATCCAGTACTGGTCGGTGAGGTTCGGTCCGACGATACCTCCGCCGGTGGGGCCGTGACAGGAGACGCAGTACTTCTGAAACTCCCCGGCGGCATGCTTCAGGACCTCGGGGTCCTTGATCGGGGCCAGGGCATTCTCATCGATGGTCCCTTCTGATGCGAGGAACACCCGCCGTTGGACATCTGCGGCAGCCAGCTCCGCATTGTACTCGGCCACCATCAGGGGCGACGACGAGAACACATGATAATCCAACAGGTAGACGACACCCCACACAATGGTTGCCAGGAACAGCGTCGTGAACCACGGGGGAATGCGGTTGTCAAGTTCACGGATCCCATCGAACTGGTGGTCGAACTCCTCGACCTCGCCGGTGCTGCCCGTGAGCAGGTACTGCCGCATCCGGGCATAGGCCGCACCCAGGATCACGCGGTCCTCCTCGGGCAGGATGAGCGAGAGGAGGACGATCAACACGGCGAGCGCGGTGATCATGCCGGTCAGCAGCAGCGCGGTTTCTGTGCCTGTCGCGGACAGCAGGAGAAGTACAGTGAGTGTCATCGTGTCACCTCGTGGGATTGCCCGGTGGCTGGCTCCAGGGGATCGAGCGGCATGTGCTCCATGGCACGGACCGAAGCGGCCGGCATCCGGAGTGCACGCCAGAGAATGTAAACGAACAATGCGATGGACGAGAACAGCGACACGATGCCCATGGGCACGGCGGCCTCGAACGATCTCAGATATTCAGCGATCATGTGCGTCCCTCCCTATTGTTTGGTGGGGACTTTGATATCCGTCCCCAGCCGTTGGAGGTATGCGATCAGCGCGATGATCTCTTTGTTCGGTTCTGCCGGCGCGCCGGACTTCATGAGTTCAGCCGCGATCTGCTCTGCCTGCAGGCGCAACTCTTCCGGAGCGCGCTGTTCGTAGCCGGCAGGGTACGGGACACCGACACCACGCAATGCCGAGATCTTGGCCTCGAGGCTCGAGACATCGAGATCGTCCGTCAGCAGCCATGGATACGGCGGCATCAGGGAACCCGGCGACATCGACGTCGGATCGTTCATATGGAGATAATGCCAGAAATGCGGGTACTTGCCCCCCACACGGTGGAGATCCGGGCCCGTGCGCTTGGATCCCCACAGGAACGGATGGTCGTACACATACTCACCCGCTTTGGAATATTCGCCATAACGCTCCGTTTCGGAACGGAACGGCCGGACCATCTGGGAGTGGCAATTGTTGCACCCTTCCCGGATGTAGATGTCCCGCCCTTCCACCTCGAGCGGTGTGTATGGCTTCACACTCGCGATGGTGGGCACATTGCTCTTCACGATGAAGGTCGGGATGATCTCAACAAGCCCGCCAATGAGCACGAGCACAAGCGCGAGCACCGCGAACTGGATCGGTTTCTTCTCGATCCAACGGTGTTTCGACTCCTTGTGCTGCGGGTCCTCGGGTGCAAGTGCCGGAGCCTGGACCTGCTCTTCTGCGATGAAGGCACCCTGCTTCGCGGTCTTGACCAGGTTGTACGCCATGATCACGAAGCCCGTGAGGTACAGTGTCCCGCCGACCGCCCGGACGGCATAGAGCGGAGAGATGCGCAGCACGGTCTCCAGGAAGTTCGGATACTGCAACGTGCCGATGGCGGTGAACTGTTTCCAGAGCAGCGACTGGGTCAGGCCGGAGGTGTACATGGCCACGGCATAGAACACGATGCCGAGGGTGGCGATCCAGAAATGGACGTTCGCAAGCTTCTTTGAATAGAGTTGCGTGTTCCACATCTTCGGGACCAGCCAGTACAGGATGCCGAACGTGAGGAACCCATTCCAACCGAGCGCGCCGACATGCACGTGGGCGACGATCCAGTCGGTGTAATGCATGATGGCATTCACGTTCTTCAGGGAGAGCATCGGCCCTTCGAACGTCGCCATGCCGTACGCGGTCACGGCAACGACCATGAACTTGAGCACCGCATCCTCACGCACCTTGTCCCACGCACCGCGGAGCGTCAGAAGGCCGTTGATCATGCCGCCCCAGGACGGAGCGATGAGCATGATAGAGAAGACCGTCCCGAGCGATTGTGCCCAATCAGGCAATGATGTGTAGAGCAGGTGGTGCGGTCCGGCCCATATGTACAGGAAGATCAGCGACCAGAAGTGGACGATCGACAGGCGATACGAATAGACCGGCCGGTTCGCCGCTTTGGGCAGGAAGTAGTACATCAGTCCGAGGTACGGTGTCGTCAGGAAGAAGGCGACGGCATTGTGGCCATACCACCACTGTACGAGGGCATCCTGGACACCGGCGTACAGCGAGTAACTCTTGAAGAGCGAGACCGGGTTCTCGAAGGAGTTCACGATATGCAGAACGGCGACCGTGACGACCGTGGCGATGTAGAACCAGATGCCCACATACATATGCCGTTCACGGCGTTTGAAGATCGTGCCGAACATATTGATGATGAACACCACCCATATCAGCGCAATGAGGATGTCGATCGGCCACTCGAGCTCGGCGTACTCTTTGGAGGTCGTGATCCCCAGGGCGAGCGTGACGGCAGCAAGCAGGATGATCGATTGCCACCCCCAGAAGTGGATCTTGCTGAGGAGCGGGCTGAACATCGGTGTCTTGCACAGGCGGGGCAGCGAGTAGTAGACGCCCATGAAGATCGCATTCCCGACGAACGCAAAGATGACGGCATTCGTGTGGATGGGACGTATGCGGCCGAAGGTCGTATACGGAAGCGACAGGTTCCAGGACGGGAAGACGAGGTCGAACGCGACGAGCAACCCCACGAGCATCCCGATGAAACCCCATCCGACCGACGCGATGGCGAAATTACGCACGATCCGGTTGTCGTACGAGAAGGTCTGTATCTCCATGGTGCCTCGAGTTACGTTGGTTTGTGAGTGGACGATCCGTGACGACCCGGACGGTCGTCATCCTGTAACATCCGGAGCGAAGGCGTGTGACGGTCGGAGAATTGG
This genomic interval from Ignavibacteriota bacterium contains the following:
- a CDS encoding FixH family protein yields the protein MSKTTKNRWPLGIVLVIAVFLVVMLSVTGYLMTQDVNLVTDTYYEKELGYQTRIKAMERTRALGRDAGFVTTPGAIIVQYPRAMASMAGEGHVLLYRPSDRSADRSLPIVADSAAQQAMPFTHLSSGLWRIQVQWTMRGEEYYMEQPFMVP
- a CDS encoding sulfite exporter TauE/SafE family protein codes for the protein MEILAGLMVGLVGSLHCAGMCGPLALALPVPPDARLRYITGRLLYNVGRTVTYMALGAIAGAVGRKLFLAGAQQTVSIVLGVLLLLFALVPSVARWIPGGSSLLDRLTGPVRRAIGSLLQRSSLLAMFLLGLVNGLLPCGLVYMAVAAAMTTGTMMQGVMFMAGFGMGTVPMMLTISLLGKQLQGGLRKRLHAVLPVFSVVVAVLILLRGLNLGIPYVSPKVVEEPQHERMECCEPE
- the ccoN gene encoding cytochrome-c oxidase, cbb3-type subunit I translates to MEIQTFSYDNRIVRNFAIASVGWGFIGMLVGLLVAFDLVFPSWNLSLPYTTFGRIRPIHTNAVIFAFVGNAIFMGVYYSLPRLCKTPMFSPLLSKIHFWGWQSIILLAAVTLALGITTSKEYAELEWPIDILIALIWVVFIINMFGTIFKRRERHMYVGIWFYIATVVTVAVLHIVNSFENPVSLFKSYSLYAGVQDALVQWWYGHNAVAFFLTTPYLGLMYYFLPKAANRPVYSYRLSIVHFWSLIFLYIWAGPHHLLYTSLPDWAQSLGTVFSIMLIAPSWGGMINGLLTLRGAWDKVREDAVLKFMVVAVTAYGMATFEGPMLSLKNVNAIMHYTDWIVAHVHVGALGWNGFLTFGILYWLVPKMWNTQLYSKKLANVHFWIATLGIVFYAVAMYTSGLTQSLLWKQFTAIGTLQYPNFLETVLRISPLYAVRAVGGTLYLTGFVIMAYNLVKTAKQGAFIAEEQVQAPALAPEDPQHKESKHRWIEKKPIQFAVLALVLVLIGGLVEIIPTFIVKSNVPTIASVKPYTPLEVEGRDIYIREGCNNCHSQMVRPFRSETERYGEYSKAGEYVYDHPFLWGSKRTGPDLHRVGGKYPHFWHYLHMNDPTSMSPGSLMPPYPWLLTDDLDVSSLEAKISALRGVGVPYPAGYEQRAPEELRLQAEQIAAELMKSGAPAEPNKEIIALIAYLQRLGTDIKVPTKQ
- a CDS encoding MerR family transcriptional regulator, with protein sequence MKSLGIKKLYYSISEVSKITDLEQYVLRYWESEFDQLKPAKNRAGNRIYTNRDIKLILYIKKLLRDERYTIEGAKQVLKTFTPEVDTGEQLELIDPPKQRTKIKDEQLRADVLETKQFLEDLLKKLN
- the ccoG gene encoding cytochrome c oxidase accessory protein CcoG → MTSSEQSGPGPEGSFRDSLGIVSQEGKRRWLFPKAPSGRFHRARIAMSALLLLILFGIPFIKIGNHPFFLFNFLQRKLILFGTVFGPHDFYLVGLSVITGIIFIILFTVVFGRLFCGWICPQTVFMEMVFRKIDYFVEGDHREQARLRASSWNGKKLFRKSVKYAIYAAVSFLIANTLLAYVVGIDELGKLVSEPPANNIGLFTAVVGFSVVFYWIFSWFREQACILVCPYGRLQGVLLDRNSIVIAYDHVRGEPRGKLRRDQVRQEGDCIDCHQCVDVCPTGIDIRNGTQLECVNCTACIDACDTIMDGIKKPRGLIRYASANGITQGAGFRWTARVIGYTAVLAVLIAVLTILLIRRTPLDVTVLRTPGMMFQELPDDRISNVYDLKVLNKMFNDVPVTLRLLEPAGEVEIVGGPLVAPSQGVMQSKVLVVLPQDGIRRMSTPITIGIFADTVLIQRIATTFLGPVKHKKDADHEHEGGHE
- the ccoS gene encoding cbb3-type cytochrome oxidase assembly protein CcoS — protein: MSVIAVLLGFSMLLAGLFLAAFLWAVRSGQFSDRHTPSLRMLQDDDRPGRHGSSTHKPT
- a CDS encoding c-type cytochrome produces the protein MTLTVLLLLSATGTETALLLTGMITALAVLIVLLSLILPEEDRVILGAAYARMRQYLLTGSTGEVEEFDHQFDGIRELDNRIPPWFTTLFLATIVWGVVYLLDYHVFSSSPLMVAEYNAELAAADVQRRVFLASEGTIDENALAPIKDPEVLKHAAGEFQKYCVSCHGPTGGGIVGPNLTDQYWINGGGIKNVYTTIKMGVPAKGMISWQLVFTPKQIQEIASYVLSLEGTNPANAKKPEGTLYVPPADTTKAASDPTKAPV